A section of the Ovis canadensis isolate MfBH-ARS-UI-01 breed Bighorn chromosome 1, ARS-UI_OviCan_v2, whole genome shotgun sequence genome encodes:
- the CTSK gene encoding cathepsin K has product MWGLTVLLLLPVLSFALYPEEILDTQWELWKKTYRKQYNSKVDEISRRLIWEKNLKHISIHNLEASLGVHTYELAMNHLGDMTSEEVVQKMTGLKVPASRSRSNDTLYIPDWEGRTPDSVDYRKKGYVTPVKNQGQCGSCWAFSSVGALEGQLKKKTGKLLNLSPQNLVDCVSENDGCGGGYMTNAFQYVQKNRGIDSEDAYPYVGQDENCMYNPTGKAAKCRGYREIPEGNEKALKRAVARVGPISVAIDASLTSFQFYRKGVYYDENCNSDNLNHAVLAVGYGIQKGNKHWIIKNSWGENWGNKGYILMARNKNNACGIANLASFPKM; this is encoded by the exons ATGTGGGGGCTCACGGTTCTGCTACTGCTGCCTGTACTGAGCTTTGCTCTATACCCCGAGGAGATACTGGACACCCAATGGGAGCTATGGAAGAAGACCTACAGAAAGCAGTATAACAGCAAG GTGGATGAAATCTCTCGGCGTTTAATTTGGGAAAAAAACCTGAAGCATATTTCCATCCACAATCTTGAGGCCTCGCTTGGTGTCCATACATATGAACTGGCCATGAATCACTTGGGGGACATG ACCAGTGAAGAAGTGGTTCAGAAGATGACTGGACTCAAAGTACCTGCTTCTCGTTCCCGCAGTAATGATACTCTCTATATCCCAGACTGGGAAGGCAGAACCCCAGACTCTGTTGATTATCGGAAGAAGGGATACGTTACTCCTGTCAAAAACCAG GGTCAATGTGGTTCCTGTTGGGCTTTTAGCTCTGTGGGTGCCCTGGAGGGCCAACTCAAGAAGAAAACCGGCAAACTCTTAAATCTGAGTCCACAGAACCTGGTGGATTGTGTGTCTGAGAATGATGGCTGCGGAGGGGGCTATATGACCAATGCCTTCCAGTATGTGCAGAAGAACCGGGGCATTGACTCTGAAGATGCCTACCCGTATGTTGGACAG GATGAAAATTGTATGTACAATCCAACAGGCAAGGCAGCTAAGTGCAGAGGATACAGAGAGATACCCGAAGGAAATGAAAAAGCCCTGAAGAGGGCAGTAGCCCGAGTGGGACCCATCTCTGTGGCCATTGATGCAAGCCTGACCTCCTTCCAGTTTTACAGAAAAG GTGTGTATTACGATGAAAACTGCAATAGCGATAATCTGAACCACGCAGTTTTGGCAGTGGGATATGGGATCCAGAAGGGGAACAAGCACTGGATAATTAAAAACAG CTGGGGAGAAAACTGGGGAAACAAAGGCTATATCCTCATGGCCCGGAATAAGAACAACGCTTGTGGCATTGCAAATCTGGCCAGCTTCCCCAAGATGTGA